The DNA sequence ACGCCTTTCTCTACACTCAATGCCATTCGTTCTACCAATATTTGGCTCAACAAAACCTTCACAACTGCAAACAAAATGCTTGAGTGTTATCGTACCATCATCAGCTCTCTTTTCAGTTCCCTTCCGAACATCAAACCCTCCTAAACGACCATAATTCTTGTAAAATAAGAAGGCTTTATCCAAGCTGTCATGAACTTGATTGAGGAATGGTATATACTGTTTTTCACCAACAGACGGTGAATAATATCTCCTTCCACCAGGAGACAATACGTAGCTTGATATTGAATCATCATAATCACTATAAGCGGGATCACAGCTAGCACTCGAACTACTGATACGAGACGAATCACCACATATAGAACCTGTGATATTGAACATTTAAACATTTAATCATATCATCAACTTACACTATACTTGATTATAACGCAACTTTATAATGTATTATGCGGTCAACATAAACACATAAAACTACAATCAGCATCATTTGTCAACAGAAAAAGACACAACAATCACTAAATAACATATACACTAGTATCAAATCTCAAAACCATTACATGAAAAAACtgacctcaccaaaaacatacTTAACCTCAGTAAACAAAAATTATCACCGAATACCTAATTTACTACTTAAACTCATCTGATTTACTAGTTAACATCATATATCACTAAAAGAACATTAGTCATTCATACGTATGCTAATTTATAAACTCAGCAGCTCCAAAACTACAACTTTCAAACAAAAACACCTAGTACATCATCATCTACATATCTACATAGTTAATCgaacaaataaaagaaaagtaaGCACCTTGATTATCACTGATTTTGATGAGGTCTTTTGTAATCATCGTACACAATTTATAAACTCAGCAGCTCCAAAACTGATATTGATTCGGATTGCAACAGATGATGAAGATGTAAACACAAAAAAGAGCACAGATAGAGCACCGAGAGAGAGCACCGAGAGAGAAACGAGAGAGAGCACCGAGAGAGCACCGAGATAGAGCACCGAGAGAGACGAGATAGAGCACCGAGAGAGACGAGAAAGAGCAACGACAGAGACGAGAGAGATTACCGAGCttgagagagacgagagagattACAGAGAAACAGTTTCTAGAGAGGGAAGTTGttattagagagagaaagtataTGAAATAATGACCGGGTCAACAAAAAAATCTTtgtctttttccttttcttataTCAAGTAAATGAGTGGCCCAGATTAAAAGTTGGTAAATAATAATCAAAGGTGGATATTAGTTTGtagtttttacaaaaaaaaaggtttgtatttgaacaaacacctatatatatatatatatatatatatatatatatatatatatatttatatatttacccTTCAGATTAAGAGTTGGTCGCGGACAAATTCAAAGTTTCCCAATTATCctttattttatgtaactttgCTTATGTTTAAGCCTGAATTTggacaatatttgtaaaatattaatatttcgtgtactaatTCGTTACCAGTTTCGTGTATtttttttcgtgtatatttcgtgtttTCGTGTTTTCATGTACAATTTCGTATCATGTCGTTTTCGTGTACATGAAAAAATTCGTGTACTACAGTTCGTGTCGTTTTTACCTGTTTCTAAATCGTGTCGTGTTCATGTTTACAATCGTGTACACGAATTGAATTCGTGTCGTGTTCGTGTATACCCACcagatacacgaaacacgaaagtacacgacacgttTATACACGACACGAACGATTTGCCAGGTGTACATGTAGCACTACTCTTCTTTTATATTACTAGTTTATACCTTGTGCCATACAAGGTACACGAGTtgcttataattatatttatttttccttgcacaattaataaatttatttgaataaacaTATTTAATTAGATATGTTAAGTAAATACTTTTATTAGAAATGTTAAATATGTTTATAACACTTAAAAacttttaaaagaattataaataatttagcccgatagaaatattaaaaatatatggttGCTAATTCCGTAAGTCTTTGCTTCACGGGGcgaaaagtaaaaaatatttggcCGTCTCTTAACTCTTATCACTAAGAATAGTATACTACCATCCCAGACAGCTACTGCtcttaattaaacaaattaattCTATTTAATCCCTCTAGCTAGCTAGATTAACTCAATAATCAAAAAAATGCAATTCTTGTTTGCCAACAACAGAACTAATGAAAAATCCTCTGCCCAGGAGCCAAAATCATCTTTGGATCATACTTATACTTGTGATCCTGAAAACTGCTCCACTTTTCTCCAAAATGGTTCATCCACTCTTTTCTAGTGTTGTAATGTGGAAGATATTGCTTGAGCACAATCTCAGATTTCTCGCAGAACTCtaatatttctttattttgtgCATCCAAGGCCTCCCAATCATCAACTCCCCCAGAATGTAGCAATCCCACACAATAAAATGTGTCTTCTTCTGGTGTAACTGCAGACATCCTGTCATCCCACCTGCACAAAATTTGAGTTAATTTTTCGAATTCGAGGTCAATTAATTTGTACTACACAAACAATTATACTAATGTTGTTGGATGATTAATTTGAGGGCCGTGGTCCCTGGCATTAGCCAACACACAGCTTTGACCGTTCGATGAATATCCAGCGGCCGGGATTATAACAAAAGTTTAACATGTATAATGTTTTTTAACCGCTAGACGGGGCTGTTTAAAAGTGCTGGACAGGCCTCGTCCAGCGCTTTTTCTAGACGTAGGTTATAATTTAgccgctggatattcatccaattGCTAGAAAACAAGCTGTTGAGTATTACTTTTTCCTGCTTGTAGGGTACACGAGAATAGGTCCTGTGGATTTGTTTTGTGCTTGAATAATATTGATGAAGACGCCTGCATGAAAGTCCATGATTCGCGACTTCGGGATGAAGAGATTTAGCCATGGATGAGGAACATCCCATTGTCCAAGAGACTGAAGCTTCAGCTCTCCAGCCCGAACTCGATTAAGAAAATCGATGAATGAGGCATCTTTCTTGAACACAAAACCAGGATTGAATTTCAGATGTTTGAGCAATAGTTGCAGTTCCTGCATATTAGCATTAAAATTATTAGCAtatcatataataataaaattatttattaaaatttgcaTGCGGACCTGCTCGACGGTGTTGATGTTTGCGTCGTCGTAATATTTAACGACTTCTAAGCAGTAGAGAATTCCATGTTTAGAGAGCAGAGAGGCTATTTCGGACTGATCAGTGTTTGAGAAAAAGGAAGATCTCCAGTTGTTTGAAGAACTTTGGTGCATAATAAGGGAGCCTTCGAcataatcaagcacattattcGAGATTAAGTGTTCTTGATCTCTTGTAAAGGAAGAGAAATCCTGGTAAAGCATCCGAATCCATTTCACCTAcaatatgttaataaataacCTAAATTACTATGAAATTTGTGGAACTTGTAGTTGCACATTAGATTATGTCGAAACAAATGAGGTCTTACTCTCTTTGGTGCTTTATCTAGTACAATTCTTGCACGAGTTATGATCCCGAACTGTCCAAGGCCTCCTAGAACTGCATAAAATAGTTCGGGATTCAAGTGTCTGGAGCATGTCAAGAATTCTCCTTTTCCTGGTTTCAAAACAGAAAGCTATTTATACATAAAAGCAGTTAAAACTCAATGATAATATGAGCATCTATTTGGGAGTATATGAAACTAGCAATTGTGCATGGAGTTACATTGTAATTGTGGGGATAGAGGAGTATGGTTTTGCATTTTTGTGATACCAAGTACGTTGTGAGGGACTAAAGCTAAATTATATCACACTTCACGTCAATCGCTCTACACTATCGATTGGAAATGTGTGTACCTAGCTAGCCTAGCTGCCTTTCACATGGTATAACTGTTTTCAATTATTCTATATTCCTTTGACAATTcaactctctctccccctctcacacactctctctctccctccctccccttctctgtccccctccccctctctctccctcctttCCTCCCcctcttcctctctctctctccccctccccttccctctctctccctccctccccttctctgtccccctccccctctctctccctcctttCCTCCCcctcttcctctctctctccctccccttctctctctctccccctccccttccctctctctccctccctctccctcttcctctctctctccctccccttcTCTCTCCCCCTTCCCCTcttcctccctctctctctgccCCACCCcctcttcctctctctctctccctccccttcTCTCCAtttccctctccctctctccctccctctctcaaAAAAAACCACTCAATAGTTGAGTTGCATTTTGTCAAATTTTCGTATAGCAGGGACTCAAAAAGATTCTTCCAACAAAAGTTGTTAAAAGTGACCATGCATAATTCTTTCTCTCTATGCATAAAAGTATctcttttctaattcaactaaacaaatttcagtttatatatatacctGTAACAACATCCAACTCATGGACATTGCTAATCTGAGGCCCATGAAGAAACGTCTGCCCGCTAACTCCACCATTCGACAGCGTACCACCCACACTCAAGTACAAATAATCCGTCCACGAAACCGGAGCAAGACCATGCTCAACCGTCGCCTTCAAAACATCGATCCAAAGCTCCTCACCTCCAACATCCGCATAAAACCCTAACCCCGAATCCCACGAAACCCTAATCCCATTTCCACCTCCAAACCTCTCCAATGATCTCATATCCACCACCACCCCCTCATCCGCCATCGCTTGTCCTCTTACCGAATGACCATTCCCTCTCGCCGCTATCGTAAAAGGCCTCGAAGAATTGTACGAGAATTTCACAAGATCAATTATATCCGTAACATGGGTAGGGAAAAGAACTGCACATGGAATATTTTTCACCATATTGCCAAAGTCGGAGGACGACAATTTTATCGAATTCGGATCGGACCGAAGCCTCGTAGAGATATCTAGTGTAAATAACTCATATGGAAGTGAAGTAGAGTGATTAGTCCTCCATGGCTTAACCTTGTCCATGATCCAAATGGTACGGGTTACAATGAACAATAGAATAAAATAAGCATGTTTAAGATAAGACTTAGCCATGAGAATTAATggaagaagaggaagatggTTGTGTATAATGCAAGGCAGAGGAACACTGAATAGTGGTTTATATAGACACGTATGAATGTTTGGATTTTGGTGTGATTACGTGTGTGTATGCATAGAATACATTAAAGAAGTTGCATGAGATCTTGGGTGGCAGAAAAAGAAATCTTGGTGGCGTCAAAGAAGTGAATAAGGTTCCAAGATTTGGAGGGAGTATGATTATTTTGCCTTTTGTTTCCAACGTCATGACTTTCAAAGACATGCATGCCAGTGAGTTTAGAGCTCAAAGATTCTCGTGGACGTCACTTGTAAGTTGTAGGGCTGTCATTCAGGACAAGTTTTTGAGATAATTGAGTTCGAGCTCGATTTGTCTTTTACAGGTCAAACGCTCCTTAAAAGATAAAAGAACATATTCAACTCGACTTGTTTAATTTACGAGCGCAACATTTTTTAGCAGAATGAATCTTTTTAAACATGTTAATTGAGCAATTTattaaacattaaatattattttgtggTTGTGGtcgattaatatatttgaataattaatgatttgatttcattatatttggaaaaatatttcatctatttcaaaataataacagttttgatttttttcatttattttatgataaaaaaacatatttttgtatattatgttttaaattttcttcttcCGAATGAAAGTATTGAGGTTAAATTTTTAATCagaaaaaatattgatatttttgtgtaaaattatgttttcaatatatatcaaattacgtcgggtaaaaaatcaaaacgacaattattttaaaattaaaagagtatatatataactttataaCTGCACTTGACTAGTAAATGATACCCATTTAAGTCGAGTATGCTTGTTTAATTGTATAATTAAATGAGTACGAGATTGTATTCAAACTCAAACTCACTATAAATTCGAGTCTATTTATGTAGTTAAAGCAAGAGACTGTATTCAAACTCATATTTATTCACATTCGAACCTAACCGGAGGATGGTATTAAATTTTGTAgagcacttaaaaaaagtatCATTAATTGTGGAAATAATTAGtccaaattataatatatttgttttcgAAATTTCAATTtgaatatatactccctccctaTGCATATAGGTCGGGGGTGGGTTTTTGCATACGTGCGTAAAACGATAAGTCTGAGAAAGAAAAGGTACAAACACGTACATATTTTGATCTCTGCAATCTTCTTTGTTTTACAAATAACACTGCTGATGTCTGTCATTTGGATTTTGTTAAAATCACAAGAATCAAAGCATCGTCAGTTACCGTAATATTTTGTTGTTCGTACGTTGTTACTGATGGAGATTCAAAACGGATCGGAAGAGACACCATTCAACGTATCTAGTGTGCACAGAGGAGAATCAACAAGTTATCAATAGGTACAGGCAGGAGCAGGGGTTAAGTAAATCATAAACTTGGACTTTGAACTAAATTTTGTTACTTTTCTCAACCGGGATCAGAAGTCCAAACTATAATGCATTGTAATTTagcatattaataaaaataaataataattttgagacTGATGGTAGGATTGATGGGTGATAAATAGCAGTCAACTTAACATTCTATttgcttagagcaagtccaatagtttATTTATCTCATTActtattaataacataaaataataaatcctagtggtcttagtgatttaagtaatttattttttgtgtcaactccaatagcaatccGTCCCTATATTTTGTTCTCCTAGTATCATTTTAACAATAGACTTGGGAGAAAGAAGGAgggaaaagaaggaaaagacaaagaaagaaggagatagatgaattttttattcataaataataaataggtAATTGTTGGAGCCAAAGTTCTGCCGGATGCAAAAGCCTGCGTATGACCTGAAACagagaagaatgcgagggattgtccccccgattcacctccggcgtgagaataagtTAGAGGCTCAAAAAGGGTTTAGAGAACTGCAAGCGTGTATGTAAAAGTGTATGTATGAATGAGAATATTTTACCCTTGTTTTACCAGTCCTTTATATAGGAGGAGGAGGAGCCCTGCTATGTAACGTCCCCGCCCGATGCGGGAGGGAAGTGATGGCGAGTAAAGGAGGCGGGATTCTCTCGCTCGACCGTTGTAGGAGTAACGCTGGAGTTCAAACGATGGGCTGGACCTGCTTTGGGGCCGTAGTGAATTGGGCCGAGAGGCTTATAACCCAACATGTCCCCAGGCTTCGGTCGGATTGCAAAAGCGGCCGAAGTCTAAGTTTGTTCCGCCCGACCGATCGGACGAGGTGTTAGGCTGGGAGATCGACAGACGCTTCGGTATGATTTCAAACGTCTGATCCTGCCAACGCGTGGTGCCGCTTGAGTGTCTTTTGGCTGGATGGCGTTACCTCGAGATGTGCGTTGAATCTGGGCCGTGCATTCCAAAGGGTGCCATAAATGAGGCGCGccttttcataattttgtttataaatacaaatcattACTCGGTTTTTCTCATATTTCCAAACACTCTTCACTTTCTTTGCGAGTCCGCGCTCTCTCGAGTTCTTTCTCTCCCAATTCCAGTTGGTGACCGGCGGCAATCTTATTTCCGGCTTTTCTCTACTACTTCCGTTTTTCTTCTAACAAGTAAGCCCTTCTTTCTTCCTTGTAAACTTTTTAGATTTTACTTCGTTTCCATGGCATGCTTTAGATTCTAGGAACCAGTTTGTATGGTAGATTCCGGTGGGGGTATCTCGCCGGCGTGTTGATTTTTGCTGTTTGTCTACATTGTAACGTCAATGCCATATTGTTGAGTTGTCGTAGATTAGAATTGTGGTTGGCTCTCTAGGTTTAGGTTTAGTTGAGTCACGTTGGCCCGACCCGATTCGGCCCTCTGTACTCGGGCttacttctttttcttctttttctttctttccgaGTACAAGGCTTATGTTTGCCTTCTCTCGTTTGCAGGCAAATGGATCGGTCGGGAGACGTAGTGGGGACATCTTATTCCGCTGCAGATCACTTTAGCGATGCGCTGAAGTTCCCCATGGCCAACTTTCCCTCCCTGCTGACCGAAGCGGATCTGAAGACGTTTCGGATAAAGTACCAGATCCATCGGTCCTGGGATATCTATGCGGCCGTCCCGGCCGACTGTATCTATCAGACCCCTGAGTCGGAGGACGGGCATCGGTGCGTTGGTATTTCCGAAAACGCTTTTAAGTGTGGTTTTCGGTTGCCGATGCTGCCCCTTCTGAAGAAATTGCTGAAACAAATGGGGATCGCCCTGGGTCAACTGGATCCGAACGGGTTCACCTACATCAACGTCTTTCAGCATAGATGTTTGATGGCTGGCGTTTCTCCTCGGCCGGCTCTCTTCTGGAATCATCATGATTTTAAGAAGAACGCCAAGAGCAATGGTTTCTACACCATCGGTCGCAAGACCGGCCGGCCGAATTGGTGCGAGACTAACTCGAGTAACAAGGGGACGCACGAACGGTGGTTCTTCTTGGGGGGTCACTCGATCCACAAGTTCTCGACGTGGAGAGAAGTCGACCCTTCGGTTATTACCACCCCCCATCTGGTCGGCAGGGATTTGGAGGACTTTGAGAAATTAAACAAAGTCCAGGAACCGAACCGAATCCTGTTGTCGACGAGTCGGGAAAAGGAGTGGCTCTTCACGCTTTGGGGTAGTGACGGTAGTCTTTCTTATTTCTTCTATGCTTTTCCTTTTGATAGTCAATTGCTCGGTGTATATTTGCTTCATTGTTTTAACACTTGTCTTTTTTGTGCAGTGTCTTCCCGAACCGAAGCTCTGAAGAGGAAGACAGCGAAGGCGTTGGCGGCCAGGAAGGAGGCCGAAGCAAAAGCACGAGGTGAGACAAATGTTGGTGCCATAGTCCAGGCGGATGTGGCTCGGGAGAAGACTCCGGAGGTTGGTCGTGCGGAGGGGACGGTTGAGAAAGCCTCCGAGGTGGTGGAGATTCCGGCCGCCGAAGCCTCCAGGAAGAGGAACAGGTCGGACGGCTCGTCGGAGGTCCGGCCTTACATTCCGGAGTGGTCGGTTTTGGCGACCGATTCGATTGCGATCCAAGCTCCTGAGCGGATCAAGGAAGTCGCAGGCGATCTCTGCCGGTCGCAAATCTTGCCGGCCTACCGGGGGACCTATGAGTCGGCGACGGCTCTGCAAGCGTGCGAGCAGCTGATGTGTTTTTTATCTCTGGTAAGTGTTCTCATCCCTCAGTCCCTTTCGTTTTATGGACCCAGTATATCCTTTTTAACTTGTCTTTGTGTGCAGGCTTCTCCTTGGGCAGCGGCAGTGACCGATAAGGTCCAGGACATGCAGAAGCAGATGGCTGGGGTCAACGCCCTTACCATTCGGGCCAATCTAGCTGAAGATACCCTGGCGGCCCTGAAGACGGAGCTGAACGCCGCTCACCAGGACCTGAAGGACCTTCGGGAGTCCGAAGGCCGTCTGAAGGGTCAGGTCGACACCCTGACCAGGAGGGTTCAGCGCCGCAACTTGGCGTTGAAAGCTGCCCGCAAGAAGGAgaagaaagccaagaagctCCTGGAGAAGACAGAGGATCGGTTCCTCGATATCGGGTACGACGAGGCGGTTCGTCGGGCTCATAAGGAAGGCctagatcataagcttcttctgGATGAAGGTGCTTCGGATCCGGTCGGCCGTGATGATCCGGACGAGCCTCTGGTCGTTTCTTCCGATCCCGAGACTGATTACTCGGAGTAGTTTCTTGTAGGTTCTTTTTATTTGTAAGCACGGGGCCTTCGGGCTTTTGTAAAAACAATTTGCCTTCGGGCTTTTATTCAAGTCGTTGCTTTTCGTACTTGGTCTTATCTCCATACATGTTTTTGTTTCTGATGTATGTCTTAGATAATGTATGTCTTCGACCGATCGGTCTTATCTCCATACATGTTTTGTTGTCGTAACCTTTAGGCCGACCAATCAGCTTTTATGCGACTGTATGTCTTTGACCGTTCGGTCTCAATACAATTCTAGCAATTTTACGTCTGACCGATAAATCTCGATACACGCTAATTGAATTCGGAAATGTACGTCTTTAGCCTTAAAAATTGGCTTCAGCATAATGCCTCGATCCCCCAATATTTGGAGATTGTTATTATCTTGAAGTTATGTATTCGATCGGCCCCATTGTAGATAAAAACAATCGTGCAAATATTAAGTTAAATCAAGGCCAACTCCTTCGGTCCCGTAATTTTGATCAGGTTGCCCCGAGTTACGGGATCGGTCGGAGTGTTAAACAAGTTGAAATTActcaaaaaatttgaagtagGAGCTTTTATTCATTGTAAGGGAAACAATTACATAATTGTAAGGAAGTACTGAAAGTAAAATGTTCGGGCGGGAAGCCTTACTGATAATATTTCCGGAGCTGGGAAGCATGCCAAGTGTTCTTAATGGGGCTTCCATCCGGAGTGGCAAGTTTGTACGTTCCCGGCCGAACTATCTCAACAACAGTGTATGGGCCTTCCCAGTTGGGCATAAGTTTTCCTTGCTTCGTCGGCATGGAAGTAGCCAAGTCTCGGAGGACCATGTCCCCAACTCTGAAAGAACGCTTTCGGATACCCGAATCATAGTATTGAGATGCTTGCTGTAGGTATCGAGCATTCCTCTGATGGGCAACctctctttcttcttcaaggAGATCCAAGTTGCCCCGGAGGCCAAAGTcattggtgtcggggttgaagaCCTGGATTCGGTAAGACTCGAGGCCAACCTCGACGGGAACAAGCGAATCGGTTCCATAGGCTAGGCGAAACGGAGTTTCTCCTGTCGAAGAGCGAGGAGTGGTTCGGTATGCCCACAGGACCCAAGGGAGCTCTTCGGCCCATAGTCCCTTAGCTTCCCCAAGGCGCTTCTTGATTCCGTGAAGGATGATCTTGTTAGCTGCCTCGATCGCCCCGTTTCCTTGGGGATGACCGACCGAGCTGAACCTCTGTTGAATGCCGAAGCTGGCCAAGAATTCCTTGAACTTCTTCCCAACAAACTGGGTGCCGTTATCGGACACACACACCATCGGTATTCCGAACCTCACAATTATCTGCTCCAGGAAGAATTTCTTGGCAGCCTGTTCGGTGATAGCTGAAAGTGGCCGGGCTTCGACCCACTTTGTCATGTAGTCGATGGCTACTATGCAGTATTTGGCTTGCCGAGTGCTGGTCGGCAGAATCCCTACTATGTCGATTGCCCACATGGAGAATGGTATTGGGCTGAGGACCGAAGTCATTTCTTCTGGGGGTTGTCTCGGAACATTGCTGTGAACTTGACATTGGTGGCATTTCTTTGAATAGTTGGCTGCATCTTCTCTAAGAGTCGGCCAGAAGAATCCTTGTCGGAGTATTTTTAGGGCCAGGGATCGGCCGGCCAGGTGTTCGCCACATATTCCTTCGTGAACTGTCTCCAGGGCTAGAAGCTGTTCCTCTGGATCCAAGCATCGGAGCAGGGGCTGAGAGACTGATCGCCTAAAGAGTCGGCCCCCGATCAGTGTGTAGCTAGCTGCTCGGTACTTTATCTTTTGGGCTTCCTTCTTCTCTAAGGGCAAGAACCCCTTCTCTAGGTAGGTTCTGATGGGGGTCATCCAATTTATGCCTTGATGAATCTCCAGGCAAGCTTTCTTGTCGACCGAAGGCGTTTTCACCTCCGTCAAGTAGATGGACCCCGTCAAATTTTGTGTTTCAGCCGAGGCTAAGCGGGAGAGAGCATCGGCACGGCCATTGTCCTCCCGACCGATGGCGCTTAATTCGAATGTTTCAAAGAACTGAGTTTGTTCCCGTACCTTAGCGGCGTAAGCCTTCGTTCGGGGCTCTTTCTGTTCATATTCCCCGGAAAAGTGCTTGACGACCAGCATGGAGTCACTGAAAGCCCTCAAATGCCGTACTTCCAGATTTTTTGCTAGACCCATTCCTGCCAGGAGGGCTTCGTATTCGGCCTCATTGTTGGTCAAAGGGAAAGTGAATCGGATGGCTTGACAAATCTCAAATCCATCGGGACTAGAAAGGATCAATCCAGCCCCACATTTAGACCCGGCCACCGATCCATCTACAAACAACTTCCACTTTCCTGGAGTCCGGATGAGCTGTTCCTTCGGTTCCAAGTCCTTCGGCCCAGAAAAAATGCACTCCACCATGAAGTCAACCAAGGCTTGGGCTTTAATGGCTGTTCGGGGAACGTACTCTAAGTCGTATTCCCCCAATTCTACAGACCAGGCGACGACTCTGCCCGAAGCCTCCGGTCGGCTGAGGATTTTCTTCAAAGGTTGGTCGGTGACCACTTGTATCGTTCGCCCTTGGAAATAGTGTCGCAATTTTCGGGAGGCCATGACCAGCCCATATGCGAACTTCTCTGCATTCGGGTATCGGGTTTCGGCATCCCTCAGCATATGAGACACATAGAAGACCGGATGTTGGTTCTTCTCGTGCTCCTTCACTAAGACCGCACCAAGGGTTCGGTCACTTACTGCCAAGTACAGCTGGAGGGTCTCCTTCGGATCGGGCCTCAGCAATAGAGGGGCTTTAACCAGATATTCCTTTATTTCTTCGAAGGCCTTTATGCAGTTCGGCCCCCACTCAAAATTCTTGGCTCCCTTCAAAACTTCAAAGAAAGGGAGCGCCTTTTCCGCCGACCGAGAGATGAACCTTCGGAGGGCTGCCAGTCGCCCAGTTAACTTCTGAATGTCCCGAATGGTCTTCGGAGCTTCCATTTCTA is a window from the Daucus carota subsp. sativus chromosome 8, DH1 v3.0, whole genome shotgun sequence genome containing:
- the LOC108192283 gene encoding cytokinin dehydrogenase 3 translates to MAKSYLKHAYFILLFIVTRTIWIMDKVKPWRTNHSTSLPYELFTLDISTRLRSDPNSIKLSSSDFGNMVKNIPCAVLFPTHVTDIIDLVKFSYNSSRPFTIAARGNGHSVRGQAMADEGVVVDMRSLERFGGGNGIRVSWDSGLGFYADVGGEELWIDVLKATVEHGLAPVSWTDYLYLSVGGTLSNGGVSGQTFLHGPQISNVHELDVVTGKGEFLTCSRHLNPELFYAVLGGLGQFGIITRARIVLDKAPKRVKWIRMLYQDFSSFTRDQEHLISNNVLDYVEGSLIMHQSSSNNWRSSFFSNTDQSEIASLLSKHGILYCLEVVKYYDDANINTVEQELQLLLKHLKFNPGFVFKKDASFIDFLNRVRAGELKLQSLGQWDVPHPWLNLFIPKSRIMDFHAGVFINIIQAQNKSTGPILVYPTSRKKWDDRMSAVTPEEDTFYCVGLLHSGGVDDWEALDAQNKEILEFCEKSEIVLKQYLPHYNTRKEWMNHFGEKWSSFQDHKYKYDPKMILAPGQRIFH